Proteins found in one Fusobacterium varium genomic segment:
- the lspA gene encoding signal peptidase II — MVYIILVAILIALDQVSKYIIDNNFFEGDTLGVITDFFHITYVKNRGIAFGMFQGKLDIISIATVIAIIAIIYYLYKDRNKMPILEKIGFNFILAGAIGNMIDRVARGFVIDMIDFRGIWAFVFNLADVWINIGVLLILLEYFFDNKKKKI, encoded by the coding sequence ATGGTATATATAATTTTAGTGGCTATATTGATAGCTTTAGATCAAGTATCAAAATATATTATAGATAATAACTTTTTTGAAGGAGATACCCTTGGAGTAATAACTGATTTTTTTCATATCACATATGTTAAAAATAGAGGAATAGCCTTTGGTATGTTTCAAGGAAAGTTAGATATTATAAGTATAGCAACAGTAATAGCTATAATTGCCATTATCTATTATTTATACAAAGATAGAAATAAAATGCCTATTTTGGAGAAAATAGGCTTTAATTTCATTCTTGCTGGGGCTATTGGAAATATGATAGATAGAGTAGCAAGAGGATTTGTCATAGATATGATTGATTTCAGAGGAATCTGGGCTTTTGTATTTAATTTGGCAGATGTATGGATTAACATAGGTGTATTATTAATATTATTAGAATATTTCTTTGATAATAAAAAGAAAAAAATATAG
- the glyQ gene encoding glycine--tRNA ligase subunit alpha — protein MTFQEIIFTLQKYWSSKGCVLGNPYDIEKGAGTFNPNTFLMSLGPEPWNVAYVEPSRRPKDGRYGENPNRVYQHHQFQVIMKPSPLNIQELYLESLRVLGIEPEKHDIRFVEDDWESPTLGAWGLGWEVWLDGMEVTQFTYFQQVGGLELDPIPVEITYGLERLALYIQNKENVYDLEWAPGVKYGDMRFQFEYENSKYSFELADLESHFKWFDEYEKEAGRILDAGLVLPAYDYVLKCSHTFNVLDSRGAISTTERMAYILRVRNLARRCAEVYVQNRKDLGYPLLKKK, from the coding sequence ATGACATTTCAAGAGATAATTTTTACTCTCCAAAAGTACTGGAGTTCTAAAGGATGTGTATTAGGAAATCCTTATGATATTGAAAAAGGAGCTGGAACATTTAACCCAAATACATTTCTTATGTCTTTAGGACCAGAACCATGGAATGTTGCTTATGTAGAACCATCTAGAAGACCAAAAGATGGAAGATATGGAGAAAACCCAAATAGAGTATATCAACATCATCAATTCCAAGTTATTATGAAACCATCTCCATTAAATATTCAAGAACTTTACTTAGAAAGTTTAAGAGTATTAGGAATTGAACCAGAAAAACATGATATCCGTTTTGTTGAAGATGACTGGGAATCACCAACACTAGGAGCATGGGGACTAGGTTGGGAAGTATGGCTTGATGGAATGGAAGTAACTCAATTTACTTATTTCCAACAAGTTGGAGGATTAGAACTTGATCCAATTCCTGTTGAAATTACTTATGGATTAGAAAGACTTGCACTATATATTCAAAATAAAGAGAATGTATATGATTTAGAGTGGGCACCAGGAGTAAAATATGGAGATATGAGATTCCAATTTGAATATGAAAACTCTAAATACTCATTTGAATTAGCAGATCTTGAAAGTCATTTTAAATGGTTTGATGAATATGAGAAAGAAGCAGGAAGAATTCTTGATGCAGGATTAGTTCTTCCAGCATATGACTATGTATTAAAATGCTCACATACATTTAACGTTTTAGATTCAAGAGGAGCTATATCTACAACTGAAAGAATGGCTTATATATTAAGAGTTAGAAACTTAGCAAGAAGATGTGCAGAAGTTTATGTACAAAATAGAAAGGATCTAGGATACCCTCTTTTAAAAAAGAAATAG
- a CDS encoding glycine--tRNA ligase subunit beta, whose amino-acid sequence MRLLFEIGMEELPARFLKQALKDLKTNLENKLKDGRINFKEIKTYGTPRRLVLDVHELAEKQENLNLLNMGPAKSVAYNINGEISRAGLGFAKSQGIDAADLEIVSTPKGEYIAARKFMQGKEVKELLPEILKSLVLELSFQKSMVWSDKKLRFARPVQWFLAMCDDQVVNFEIEGIVSGNRSRGHRFFGKEFEVNSIDEYFAKIRENNVIIDIEERKNMIVNLIKENCTNSGEQVLIEPELLDEVTNLVEYPCPIVGSFNSDFLEVPQEVLIISMEVHQRYFPILDSNGKLLPKFVVVRNGVETSEQVRKGNEKVLSARLADARFFYQEDLRAPLADNVEKLKTVVFQKDLGTIYSKIERSSKVAEYLIDALGCNDRKDSVLRTVYLDKADLVSNMIGEKEFTKLQGFMGADYALKNGEGERVSLGIKEHYYPRFQGDQMPTEIEGIIAGLADRLDTLVGCFGVGVIPSGSKDPFALRRAALGIVNVIINSRLDLSLKALVEKSLDTLEECGVLKRDRATVLAEVLEFFKQRENNIFTDMKYSKDIVAAVLDSNSDNVIEALEKVKTLQEFVKDEAFETLLPIIKRVGNISKDHEKGIINPDLFKVPVEEELYNFSLELNGKVIDALNNKDYRKYLNEIVLGKDIINRYFNEVMVMDKDEAIKENRLSQLRFLADLFVKMADLNQIEER is encoded by the coding sequence GTGAGATTATTATTTGAAATCGGAATGGAAGAGTTACCTGCAAGATTTTTGAAACAGGCTCTAAAAGATTTAAAAACAAACTTAGAAAATAAATTAAAAGATGGAAGAATAAATTTTAAAGAGATTAAAACATATGGAACACCAAGAAGATTAGTACTTGATGTTCATGAATTAGCAGAGAAACAAGAGAACTTAAATCTTCTAAATATGGGACCTGCTAAAAGTGTAGCATATAATATCAATGGAGAAATTTCAAGAGCTGGATTAGGATTTGCAAAATCTCAAGGAATAGATGCTGCTGATCTTGAAATAGTAAGCACTCCAAAAGGTGAATATATAGCTGCTAGAAAATTCATGCAAGGGAAAGAGGTAAAAGAACTTTTACCAGAAATCTTAAAATCTCTTGTATTAGAGTTAAGTTTCCAAAAATCAATGGTATGGTCAGATAAAAAATTAAGATTTGCAAGACCTGTTCAATGGTTCTTAGCAATGTGTGATGATCAAGTTGTAAACTTTGAAATAGAAGGAATAGTAAGTGGAAATAGATCAAGAGGACACAGATTCTTTGGAAAAGAGTTTGAAGTAAATAGTATTGATGAGTACTTTGCAAAAATTAGAGAAAACAATGTTATCATAGATATTGAAGAAAGAAAAAATATGATAGTAAATCTAATTAAAGAAAATTGCACAAACTCTGGAGAACAAGTTCTTATTGAACCTGAATTATTAGATGAGGTAACTAATCTTGTAGAGTATCCATGTCCAATAGTTGGAAGCTTTAATTCAGACTTCCTAGAAGTGCCTCAAGAAGTTCTTATAATATCTATGGAAGTTCACCAAAGATACTTCCCAATTCTTGATTCAAATGGAAAATTACTTCCTAAATTTGTAGTTGTAAGAAATGGTGTAGAAACTTCTGAACAAGTAAGAAAAGGAAATGAAAAAGTATTATCAGCAAGACTAGCAGATGCTAGATTCTTCTATCAAGAAGATTTAAGAGCTCCACTAGCTGATAATGTTGAAAAATTAAAAACAGTAGTATTCCAAAAAGATTTAGGAACTATCTACTCTAAGATAGAAAGAAGTAGCAAAGTTGCTGAATATTTAATTGATGCTTTAGGATGTAACGATAGAAAAGATTCGGTTTTAAGAACTGTATACTTAGATAAAGCAGACCTTGTATCAAATATGATAGGAGAAAAAGAATTTACTAAACTTCAAGGATTTATGGGAGCTGACTATGCTCTTAAAAATGGAGAGGGAGAAAGAGTTTCTTTAGGAATTAAAGAGCACTACTATCCAAGATTCCAAGGTGACCAAATGCCAACAGAAATCGAAGGAATTATAGCTGGACTTGCTGATAGATTAGATACTCTAGTAGGATGTTTCGGTGTTGGAGTAATCCCAAGTGGATCTAAAGACCCATTTGCTTTAAGAAGAGCAGCTTTAGGAATAGTAAATGTAATAATCAATTCAAGACTAGATCTTTCTTTAAAAGCTCTTGTTGAAAAATCATTAGATACTTTAGAAGAGTGTGGAGTATTAAAAAGAGATAGAGCAACTGTTCTTGCTGAAGTATTAGAATTCTTCAAACAAAGAGAAAATAATATCTTCACTGATATGAAATACAGTAAAGATATTGTTGCTGCAGTATTAGATTCAAATAGCGATAATGTAATAGAAGCACTTGAAAAGGTAAAAACTTTACAAGAGTTTGTAAAAGATGAAGCATTTGAAACACTTCTTCCAATAATAAAAAGAGTTGGAAATATCTCTAAAGATCACGAAAAAGGAATAATCAATCCTGATCTATTTAAAGTTCCAGTAGAAGAAGAACTATATAACTTCTCACTAGAATTAAACGGAAAAGTAATAGATGCCCTTAATAATAAAGATTATAGAAAATACCTAAATGAAATAGTATTAGGAAAAGATATAATCAATAGATACTTCAATGAAGTTATGGTAATGGATAAAGATGAAGCTATAAAAGAAAATAGACTTTCTCAATTAAGATTCTTAGCAGATCTATTTGTAAAAATGGCTGATCTTAACCAAATAGAAGAAAGATAA
- a CDS encoding PTS sugar transporter subunit IIC, whose protein sequence is MKEFFKRKNIEISIKRYCIDAFSYMALGLFSTLLIGTILNTIGGKLGITFLTDVIWKIARDMTGPAIGVAVAYGLQAPHLVLFSSTITGAAGGIYGGPVGSFIGAVVGAEFGKMVSKETKVDIIITPAVTILTGSLAVYYIGPAVAKFMEAVGAFVMYATELQPFAMGIIVSVVVGIALTLPISSAALCMMIGLSGLAAGASTVGCSAQMVGFAVMSFKENGWGGLVAQGLGTSMLQIGNIVKNWKIWIPPTLASAILGPVSTMVLKYQNIPIAAGMGTSGLVGQFGTVSTMEALGVGGVNLYLGILLLHFILPAILTLIIAKFMRKKNWIKDGDLKLDL, encoded by the coding sequence ATGAAAGAGTTTTTTAAAAGAAAAAATATTGAAATATCTATAAAAAGATATTGTATAGATGCCTTTAGTTATATGGCATTGGGATTGTTCTCAACTTTACTAATTGGTACTATTCTTAATACTATAGGTGGAAAACTAGGGATAACATTTTTAACTGATGTAATTTGGAAGATAGCTAGGGATATGACAGGACCAGCTATTGGTGTTGCAGTAGCTTATGGATTACAAGCTCCTCATTTAGTGCTTTTCTCCTCTACAATAACAGGAGCAGCAGGGGGAATATATGGTGGACCTGTTGGATCTTTTATAGGGGCAGTTGTTGGAGCAGAGTTTGGAAAGATGGTATCAAAGGAGACAAAAGTTGATATAATAATAACTCCAGCAGTTACAATTTTAACAGGTTCTTTAGCAGTTTACTACATCGGTCCAGCAGTTGCTAAATTTATGGAAGCAGTAGGAGCTTTTGTAATGTATGCAACAGAGTTGCAACCTTTTGCTATGGGAATAATTGTATCTGTAGTAGTGGGAATAGCATTGACACTTCCTATAAGTAGTGCAGCACTATGTATGATGATAGGGTTAAGTGGATTGGCAGCAGGAGCTTCAACAGTAGGTTGTTCAGCACAAATGGTTGGATTTGCAGTGATGAGTTTTAAAGAAAATGGTTGGGGTGGACTTGTAGCTCAAGGGCTAGGAACTTCAATGTTACAGATAGGAAATATAGTAAAAAACTGGAAAATTTGGATTCCACCTACATTGGCATCAGCTATTTTAGGACCAGTTTCAACTATGGTTTTAAAATATCAAAATATTCCAATAGCAGCAGGAATGGGAACAAGTGGACTTGTTGGGCAGTTTGGAACTGTTTCTACAATGGAGGCATTAGGTGTGGGAGGAGTAAATCTATATTTAGGAATACTTTTACTTCACTTTATTTTACCAGCTATTTTGACATTGATTATTGCTAAATTTATGAGAAAGAAAAATTGGATAAAAGATGGAGATTTAAAATTAGATTTATAA
- the folE gene encoding GTP cyclohydrolase I FolE, producing MDIEKIERSFENILEALGEDREREGLKETPKRVAQSYGELFSGLLQDPKDVLQRTFTVDRNDLIVEKNIDFHSMCEHHFLPFYGQIDVAYIPNGKIVGFGDIIKAIDILAKRPQIQERLCAQLADAIYETLDCQGVFIMAKAKHMCMTMRGEKRQNSEIITTAARGVFETDSSKKLEVLSLIK from the coding sequence ATAGATATAGAAAAGATAGAGAGATCTTTTGAAAATATATTGGAAGCTTTAGGAGAGGATAGAGAAAGAGAGGGATTAAAAGAGACTCCAAAAAGAGTAGCTCAAAGTTATGGAGAGCTTTTCTCTGGATTATTACAGGATCCTAAAGATGTATTACAAAGAACTTTCACTGTTGATAGAAATGATCTAATCGTTGAAAAAAATATTGATTTTCACTCTATGTGTGAACATCATTTTTTACCTTTTTATGGACAGATAGATGTTGCATATATTCCAAATGGGAAGATAGTAGGATTTGGAGATATAATAAAAGCAATAGATATTTTAGCTAAAAGACCTCAAATACAGGAGAGATTGTGTGCACAGTTAGCTGATGCAATATATGAGACATTAGATTGTCAAGGTGTATTTATCATGGCTAAAGCTAAGCATATGTGCATGACAATGAGAGGGGAGAAAAGGCAGAACAGCGAGATTATCACAACAGCAGCTAGAGGAGTTTTTGAAACAGACTCTTCTAAAAAATTGGAAGTTCTTTCTTTGATAAAATAG
- the folK gene encoding 2-amino-4-hydroxy-6-hydroxymethyldihydropteridine diphosphokinase, protein MDKICINNLEFIGYHGVFPEEKKLGQKFQVSVEMSCDTREAGKTGDLTKSTHYGLVAEDIGKLFLEKSVDLIENCAEDIAQMILRKYHLISEVKVTVKKPWAPLQMHFENVAVEITRKRHKAYLSIGSNIGDKKENLLKAIENIGKIEDTEVTKVSTILETEPFGVVDQDDFLNACLEIKTLLTPQELLKELLGIEEKMGRVRIKKWGPRIIDIDILLYDKEIIEDDNLAVPHPWMCERSFVLDPLCEIAPNIIHPLRKESIFNLKRKLDSKN, encoded by the coding sequence ATGGATAAAATTTGTATTAATAATCTTGAATTTATAGGGTATCACGGGGTTTTTCCAGAGGAGAAAAAACTTGGACAAAAATTTCAAGTTTCAGTTGAGATGAGCTGTGATACAAGAGAGGCAGGAAAAACTGGAGATCTAACTAAATCAACTCACTATGGGTTAGTTGCTGAAGATATAGGAAAACTATTTTTAGAAAAAAGTGTTGATCTTATAGAGAATTGTGCTGAAGATATAGCACAGATGATTTTAAGAAAATATCATTTAATTTCTGAAGTTAAAGTAACAGTAAAAAAACCTTGGGCACCTCTACAAATGCATTTTGAAAATGTAGCTGTGGAAATAACAAGAAAAAGACATAAGGCTTATCTATCAATAGGTTCAAATATTGGTGATAAGAAAGAAAATCTTTTGAAGGCAATAGAAAATATAGGAAAGATAGAGGATACAGAGGTAACAAAAGTTAGTACTATATTGGAAACAGAACCTTTTGGTGTTGTAGATCAAGATGATTTTTTAAATGCTTGTTTAGAGATAAAAACTCTTCTTACACCTCAAGAGCTATTGAAAGAGTTGTTGGGAATTGAAGAGAAAATGGGAAGAGTTAGAATAAAAAAATGGGGACCTAGAATAATAGATATAGATATTCTTCTTTATGATAAAGAGATAATTGAAGATGATAATCTAGCAGTTCCACATCCTTGGATGTGTGAAAGAAGTTTTGTGCTAGATCCTCTTTGTGAAATTGCTCCTAATATAATTCACCCATTAAGAAAAGAGAGTATATTTAATTTAAAAAGAAAATTAGATTCGAAAAATTAA
- a CDS encoding FAD-dependent oxidoreductase gives MEKIYDLIIIGGGPTGLTAGIYAGRAKLNVLILEKSSIGGQIYLTNEVANYPGIFETTGSNYAEQLKKQAEAFGVEIISGEVTNMDFSKEIKEIKTSTDSYKGYSVLIATGASPRKLGFPGEEEYTGRGVAYCATCDGEFFTDMDVFVIGAGFAAAEEAMFLTKFARKVTVIAREPEFTCAKSIADKVLANPKIEVKFNTEILEAKGDIQLRSAKFKNNVTNETFEYKANEGESFGIFVFIGYEPQSKLFKDIITLDNQGFIPTDEDLATNVKGVYAAGDIRPKKLRQLVTAVSDGATAAFSIEKYVHDLKGKLGVEKEENSSKTTSEIKHPTKKLLDDNIQNQLKDIFSKFDKTVKVVLIKDPEIAKSIQMEEFLSEVSSLSDKIEFQSLNKNENLELEKKIDAERFPTIAFFDQDNNFKGVKFSTLPGGHELNSFILTLYNIAGAGQKISEESKKKIDGISTPHKIKIGVTLSCSRCPESVQSAQRIAIENSNLDVEVIDVFTFPKFREKFEIMSVPAIIIDDKLAGFGQKNIEQFLELIK, from the coding sequence ATGGAAAAAATATATGATCTAATTATTATAGGGGGAGGTCCAACTGGACTAACTGCTGGAATATATGCTGGACGTGCTAAGTTAAACGTTCTTATTCTTGAAAAGTCTAGTATTGGGGGACAAATTTATCTAACAAACGAGGTAGCAAACTACCCTGGAATTTTTGAAACTACTGGTTCTAACTATGCTGAACAACTAAAAAAACAAGCTGAAGCTTTTGGAGTAGAGATAATATCTGGAGAGGTTACTAATATGGATTTCTCTAAAGAAATTAAAGAGATTAAAACTTCTACTGATAGTTATAAAGGATATTCTGTCTTAATAGCTACTGGTGCATCTCCTAGAAAGTTAGGATTCCCTGGTGAAGAGGAATATACTGGTAGAGGTGTAGCTTATTGTGCTACTTGTGATGGAGAGTTCTTTACTGATATGGATGTATTTGTTATTGGAGCTGGATTTGCTGCTGCTGAGGAAGCTATGTTCTTAACAAAATTTGCTAGAAAAGTTACTGTTATAGCTAGAGAACCTGAATTTACTTGTGCCAAATCAATAGCTGATAAAGTTCTTGCTAATCCTAAAATTGAAGTTAAATTTAATACTGAAATATTAGAGGCTAAAGGAGATATCCAACTTAGAAGTGCTAAATTTAAAAACAATGTTACCAATGAAACCTTTGAATATAAAGCTAATGAGGGAGAAAGTTTCGGAATATTTGTCTTTATTGGATATGAGCCTCAAAGTAAATTATTTAAAGATATTATCACTTTAGATAATCAAGGATTTATCCCTACTGATGAAGATTTAGCTACTAATGTAAAGGGAGTTTATGCTGCTGGAGATATCAGACCTAAAAAATTGAGACAACTTGTTACAGCTGTTTCTGATGGAGCAACTGCAGCATTTAGTATCGAAAAATATGTTCATGATTTAAAAGGTAAATTAGGAGTAGAAAAAGAGGAAAATAGTTCTAAAACTACCTCTGAAATTAAACACCCTACTAAAAAATTATTAGATGATAATATTCAAAATCAACTAAAAGATATCTTCTCTAAATTTGATAAAACAGTTAAAGTTGTTCTTATAAAAGATCCTGAAATTGCCAAATCAATTCAAATGGAAGAATTTTTAAGTGAAGTATCTTCTCTTTCTGATAAAATAGAGTTTCAATCTCTAAATAAAAATGAAAATTTAGAACTTGAAAAAAAGATAGATGCTGAAAGATTTCCAACAATAGCCTTTTTTGATCAAGATAACAACTTTAAAGGAGTAAAATTTTCAACTCTTCCTGGTGGACATGAGTTAAACTCTTTTATACTTACACTATATAATATTGCTGGTGCTGGACAAAAAATATCTGAAGAGTCTAAAAAGAAAATTGATGGTATTTCTACTCCTCACAAAATAAAAATTGGAGTTACTTTAAGTTGTAGTAGATGCCCTGAGAGTGTACAATCAGCACAGAGAATAGCTATTGAAAATAGTAATCTTGATGTAGAAGTAATTGATGTTTTCACATTCCCTAAATTTAGAGAAAAATTTGAGATTATGAGTGTTCCTGCTATTATTATAGATGATAAATTAGCTGGATTTGGACAAAAAAATATTGAACAATTCCTTGAGCTAATTAAATAA
- the ahpC gene encoding peroxiredoxin yields MSLIGKKISEFKTMAYHNGDFIEINSESLKGKWAAVVFYPADFTFVCPTELEDLAENYDKFKTEGCEIYSVSTDTHFVHKAWHDSSERINKVQYPMLADPTGKLARDFDVMIEEEGLALRGSFIINPEGVIVAYEVHDTGIGRKAEELLRKLQAAKFVAEHGEVCPAKWEPGDETIVPSIDLVGKL; encoded by the coding sequence ATGTCTTTAATAGGTAAAAAAATATCTGAGTTTAAAACAATGGCTTACCACAATGGTGATTTTATAGAAATAAATAGTGAATCTTTAAAAGGAAAATGGGCTGCAGTAGTTTTCTATCCTGCTGATTTTACATTTGTTTGCCCAACAGAATTAGAAGATTTAGCAGAAAATTATGATAAATTTAAAACTGAAGGTTGTGAAATTTATTCAGTATCTACTGATACTCACTTTGTTCACAAAGCTTGGCACGATTCTTCTGAAAGAATTAATAAAGTACAATATCCTATGTTAGCAGATCCAACTGGAAAGTTAGCTAGAGATTTCGATGTTATGATTGAAGAGGAAGGTTTAGCTTTAAGAGGTAGCTTTATTATAAATCCTGAAGGTGTCATAGTTGCTTATGAAGTACATGATACTGGTATTGGAAGAAAAGCAGAGGAATTATTAAGAAAATTACAAGCAGCAAAATTTGTAGCTGAACATGGAGAAGTTTGTCCTGCAAAATGGGAGCCTGGTGATGAAACTATAGTTCCTTCTATTGATTTAGTAGGAAAATTATAA
- the folP gene encoding dihydropteroate synthase yields the protein MILKCRDKNIELGKRTLIMGILNVTPDSFSDGGRYNNLDSALEQAKKMIEDGVDIIDIGGESTRPGHTQISVEEEIGRVVPVIEMLSKELDIVISIDTYKYQVAEAALKAGAHIINDIWGLQYDNGEMAKLAADYNVPVIAMHNQNGTEYSEDIILSMRKFFERTYEISDRYGISRDNIILDPGIGFGKGMEENIEVMARLEELRDMGRILLGTSKKRFIGTILGGIPTDERVEGTVATTVIGIEKGVDIVRVHNVLENKRAALVADRIYRR from the coding sequence ATGATACTAAAATGTAGAGATAAAAATATAGAACTAGGGAAAAGAACTTTAATTATGGGAATCTTAAATGTAACACCTGATTCTTTTTCAGATGGGGGAAGATATAATAATTTGGATTCTGCTTTGGAACAAGCTAAAAAAATGATAGAAGATGGAGTGGATATAATAGATATTGGTGGAGAATCTACAAGACCTGGACATACACAAATTAGTGTGGAAGAGGAGATAGGAAGAGTTGTTCCTGTGATAGAGATGTTATCAAAAGAGTTAGATATAGTTATCTCAATAGATACATATAAATATCAAGTGGCAGAGGCAGCACTAAAAGCTGGAGCTCATATAATAAATGATATATGGGGATTACAATATGATAATGGAGAGATGGCAAAGTTAGCAGCTGATTACAATGTTCCTGTAATAGCTATGCATAATCAAAATGGAACTGAATATAGTGAAGATATTATTTTAAGTATGAGAAAATTCTTTGAAAGAACATATGAAATATCAGATAGATATGGAATTTCAAGAGATAATATAATATTAGATCCTGGAATTGGTTTTGGAAAAGGAATGGAAGAAAATATAGAGGTTATGGCAAGATTAGAAGAATTGAGAGACATGGGAAGAATTTTGCTTGGAACTTCTAAAAAGAGATTTATAGGAACTATTTTAGGTGGAATTCCTACAGATGAAAGAGTTGAAGGAACTGTTGCTACTACTGTAATTGGAATAGAAAAGGGAGTAGATATAGTAAGAGTTCACAATGTTCTTGAAAATAAAAGGGCAGCTTTAGTGGCAGATAGAATTTATAGAAGATAA
- the dusB gene encoding tRNA dihydrouridine synthase DusB encodes MIKIYTAPIAGVTDYTYRGILKEFKPDLLFTEMVSINALEVACEKTLKVILRLREGDSVQLFGKDIKKMVESAKFVESLGVKHIDINSGCPMKKIVNNGYGAALMENPEHIRAMLSEVRSALNDSTDLSIKIRAGYKESKNPVEIAKIAEEVGCKHITVHGRTREQMYTGKADWSIIKQVKESVNIPVIGNGDIFTAEDAKERVDFSGVDGIMLARGIFGNPWLIRDIREYFQYGKVLHLVTPEEKVDMAIEHTRRTQIEHPERPFIFELRKHLCWYLKGIRKSAEFKDRINHTDSYEEIISLLEKVKENIQPEDYIEIENRELENI; translated from the coding sequence ATGATAAAAATATATACTGCACCAATAGCAGGTGTTACAGATTATACATATAGAGGAATACTAAAAGAATTTAAACCAGATTTACTATTTACAGAGATGGTAAGTATAAATGCTTTAGAAGTTGCATGTGAAAAAACTTTAAAAGTTATACTTAGATTGAGAGAGGGAGACTCTGTTCAACTTTTTGGTAAAGATATAAAAAAAATGGTTGAAAGTGCTAAATTTGTTGAGAGTTTAGGAGTAAAACATATAGATATAAACTCTGGTTGTCCTATGAAGAAGATTGTAAATAATGGATATGGAGCAGCTTTAATGGAAAATCCAGAACATATAAGAGCTATGCTTTCAGAGGTAAGAAGTGCTTTAAATGATAGCACAGATCTTTCAATAAAGATAAGAGCAGGTTATAAGGAATCAAAAAATCCTGTTGAAATAGCTAAAATAGCTGAAGAGGTAGGATGTAAACATATAACAGTTCATGGAAGAACTAGAGAGCAAATGTATACTGGAAAAGCTGATTGGAGTATCATAAAGCAAGTAAAAGAGAGTGTAAATATCCCTGTAATAGGAAATGGAGATATATTTACTGCTGAAGATGCCAAGGAGAGAGTAGATTTTTCAGGAGTAGATGGAATCATGTTAGCAAGGGGAATTTTTGGAAATCCTTGGTTAATAAGAGATATAAGAGAGTACTTCCAATATGGAAAAGTATTGCACCTTGTAACACCAGAAGAAAAAGTTGATATGGCAATAGAGCATACTAGAAGAACTCAAATAGAGCATCCAGAGAGACCATTTATATTTGAACTTAGAAAGCATCTATGTTGGTATTTGAAAGGAATTAGAAAAAGTGCTGAATTTAAAGATAGAATCAATCATACAGATAGTTATGAAGAGATAATCTCGCTTTTAGAAAAAGTTAAGGAAAATATTCAGCCTGAAGATTATATAGAGATAGAAAATAGAGAACTTGAAAATATTTAA